Genomic window (Acidobacteriota bacterium):
CTGCTGGAACGTGTCACCCGTGCTGGTCGCGTCCGGCCGGTCGGCCGGCACTCCCTTGAGCGGGAACTGTTGGGGCTTCCATCTGAGGTGGTCGCCTGCGGGCACAGCCACATCCCGCGGCGTATTCTCCTTTCCGAAAAACTGCAAGTGGTCCACCTCGGCAGCGCGACCTTGCCGACCTACAGGGACAAAGAGCCCCATCCCCACATGATGGCCGCTGGTGCGCCTCACGCCCGCTATGCAATCCTGCGTCACCATGGAACAGGATGGGCGGTCGAGTTCGTGTCGGTGCCCTATGATTGGGCTGCTGCGGCACAGACGGCGGCGGCCAACCACCGATCCGACTGGTCACACTGGCTGGCGACCGGGTGCGCGCAGCCAGTCTGACGGAACCGGCGAAGCCGCACTCAGGTAAGGAGGGAGTCAGATCCCGGCATAGGGATCTGCCGGGTCATCCACCGGGCGGGTTTTCCAACGGCGGTGCCCCCACAGCCACCGGTCTGGCCACTGCCGGACGGCTTCCTCGATACAGCGGGCGTAGCGGCTGGTGTTTTCCAGAACGTCGGCCGCGGTGTTGCCGGTGTTGCGCACAGGGATGGACGGCAGCGCATGGATCAGATAGCGGGTCCGCCGTTCCGGATCCGGCACCAGGAACGACGGGATCACAGCCGCGCCACTCCGCAACGCCAGCAGGGCCAGGCCCGATGTCATGCACGCCTTCTTGCCGAAAAAGTCCACAAAGACGCCTTCGCGCTCCTGCACGTTCTGGTCCGCCAGAATGCCTACGTCGGCGCCCGATGCCAGCGCCCGGAGCACCTTGCGTGATGCGTCCCGCTTGGAGATGGCCTGATTGCCCGACAAGCCGCGATAGCGCAGCAGGGCGGCGTCGATGCGCGGATTGTCCAGGGGGCGGTACAGGTAGTGAATCGGGCGGTGGAACACACCGTGCGCAAAGGACAACAGCTCCCAGCATCCGAGATGGGCCGTTAGGATGAGGACCGGCCGGTTCTCCGCCTTGAATTTCACGTATTCATCCGTGAAATCGTACCGGACCAGCTTGCTCAGACGCTTCGGATCGTGCAGGCGCGGGAAGTGGGCGATCAGCGCCAACATCTCACCGAGATTCCGGTAGGAGTCCCGGGCGATTTGCCGTCTCCGGGCCGGCGGCATGTCCGGAAAGGCGATGGACAGGTTTACGTCCGCGATCCGCTGGTGGCGGCGGTCGAAGTGGTAATACAGGCCGGCCACCCATCGGCTAAAGCCGATGGCCGCGCCGAGCGGCAGCGCATACAGGAGCGTCATAATGCCGCGTCCGAAACCGTAAAGCAAGGTATCCGAACGTCTTGAGGCCACGCGCACTCTCCTCCCGGCCGGCACGCGCCCATCCGCGCGAACGGATCGTATGCGGAAGTCATTCAACACCCAAGGACTGCAATTCTTACGGAGAAAATGTTTTTTTGCAATCGGAAAAATACTTGTCATTTCACGTCTTTTTGGATAAAGTATCACTCTTTGTCTGGGAGTCTATAACGAGGTGTCCGGATGAGCGAGAACCACCCCCTGGAAAACAACATCCAGCCAGTGCCTGAAGCAACCCCGAATCCCCATGAGGAGGCCCGCCCGCACGTGAGCGAATCCGCGCCGGTCGAAGCCGTCCCGACGGAGATCGCGGCGCCGCCTCAGGCCGATGTTCCCGCCGCCGCAGAACCCGCCGTGGCTGACAGCGGTTCGGAATTCGAGAAAATGATGGCCGCTTGGGATCAACAGGTCCCCAACGTCCAGAAAGGCGAGTTCGTGCAGGGCACCATCGTCAAAATCAAGGACAATGACGTGCTCGTGGATATCGGCACCCGCTGCGAAGGCAGCTTTCCCGCCGAGGAGATCCGCAACGCCCAGGGCGAGTACCTGTACAAGGAAGGTGACACCATCACGGTGCAGGTGGTCTCCTCGGTGACTACCGATTTCACCATCCGCCTGTCTCACAAGAACGCCCGCCGGCAGGAAATGATCCGCCAGTTCAAGAAGGCGTACGAGGACGGCACGGCGGTGACCGGAACCATCAGCGAATCGGTCAAAGGCGGCCTGCGTGTCAACATTGAGGGTTTCGAGGGCTTTTTGCCAGCTTCGCAGATCGACCTCCGCTTTGTCGAAAACACCGACACCTGGGTGGGCCGCACCGAACAGTTCCGCATCATGAAATTCCATCCCCGCCTGGGCAAGCTGGTCGTATCCCGCCGCGCCCTGCTGCAGGAAGAGAAAGACCGTCTCAAGAACGACCTGTGGAACCAGATCAGCGTCGGCCAAGTGGTCAAGGGCAAGGTGACCCGGCTCACCGGCTACGGCGTCTTTGTGGATCTGGGCGGCATGGAAGGCCTGATCCACATCTCGAATCTCTCCTGGGACAAAGTCAAGAAGCCTTCCGAGATCGTCAAGGTCGGCCAGGAAATCGATGTGCAGGTCATTGAGCTGGACATGGAAAAAGAGCGTATCGGTCTCAGCCTGAAGGAGTTGGTTGCCGACCCCTGGCTCACTGTCGCCGACCGATACATGCTGGGACAACGCGTCCAGGGCAAGGTGGAAAAACTCGAATCGTTCGGCGCCTTCGTGAAGCTGGAGCCCGGTGTCACCGGCCTCATCCCCATATCCGAGATGAGTTGGGCCCGCCGGATCAACCATCCCAACGAGGTGATCAAGGCGGGCGACCAGGTGGAAACCATGGTGCTGCGCGTGGATCCCACCGAGCGGAAGATCTCCCTGTCCCTCAAGCAGGTTACCCCTTCGCCGTTTACCCAGTTCGCGCTGGATCACCAGCCCGGCGATATCCTCGAAGGGGAGATCACCAACGTGGTCGGGTACGGCGCATTCGTCAAGCTTTCGGAGCAGGTCGAGGGGCTGATGCATATTTCGGAGATCTCCTGGTCTCCTGTGCGCAACATCGACGAAACCCTTCATGTCGGCGACAAGGTGACCGTCCGCATCCTGCACATCAACAAAGACACCGAAAAGGTTGCCCTAAGCGGCCGGCTGGGCGAGCCGCCCGCCATGGAAGCCGGTGATCCGGGTGCCGGCCACGCCCCGCGCAAGGGCGGCCGCCGTCCGCCGCGCCGCGAGAAAGAGAGCGAAGAGCAGCGGTATATGACTGATGTGGCCTCATTTGCCACCAAACTGGGTGAACGATTCCCCAAAGAACTACTGGAACGGATGAAGGCGCAGAAAGGCGAGTGATCGCCGCGTTGCCTGTCATTTCCGGATGATCGAGCTTCGGGCCGGCTGAAGCCGGCCCGAACCATCTTGCGTTCACCTCTTTAATTTGATAAATTACCCTCGACATTCTTATGAAAATGAAGGCAAAGCGTTCTGCAGCGCCTGCTCCCGAAACGCCGATTGGGATGTTGCGCTGCATCTATCTCAATCTGGACTCCCGGTGCATCGAGTTCGACTCCGAAGGTCTGGAGGTGAGCGCGGTCAAAACCGTTTCCGACGTGTTCCGGCTCATCAAAGGCAACCCGGCCTCCGATTGGGTCATCCTCTTGGGTCTCTCCCGCAACCTCATGGACAACTATCTGGCCATCGCTTCCCTGTTCTTTCGCCAGCAACCGGGCAAGATCCCCATCATTCCGGTCACGCATTCCGGCAACCAGATCGCCGAACACAAGGCGTTCCTTTTCGGTAAAAAGCCTTATCCGTTCAAACGACTCGACCTGGCTAAAATCCAGCAGTTGGTCGAGGTTCGGACTTACAGCCCCCGACACTTCATCCGAATACCCGTGGAATTTGTGGCATTCGCCCAACCCGACGGCAGCACCGCGCAGTACCCGGTGGTCTGCCGGAACATCAGCTGGAGCGGCACCTATTTCGAAACCCGCGAGCCCATTGAGCTAGATCGTTTCACCCTGATCCTGCGGTCGCGCATCCACA
Coding sequences:
- a CDS encoding lysophospholipid acyltransferase family protein gives rise to the protein MTLLYALPLGAAIGFSRWVAGLYYHFDRRHQRIADVNLSIAFPDMPPARRRQIARDSYRNLGEMLALIAHFPRLHDPKRLSKLVRYDFTDEYVKFKAENRPVLILTAHLGCWELLSFAHGVFHRPIHYLYRPLDNPRIDAALLRYRGLSGNQAISKRDASRKVLRALASGADVGILADQNVQEREGVFVDFFGKKACMTSGLALLALRSGAAVIPSFLVPDPERRTRYLIHALPSIPVRNTGNTAADVLENTSRYARCIEEAVRQWPDRWLWGHRRWKTRPVDDPADPYAGI
- a CDS encoding S1 RNA-binding domain-containing protein, with product MSENHPLENNIQPVPEATPNPHEEARPHVSESAPVEAVPTEIAAPPQADVPAAAEPAVADSGSEFEKMMAAWDQQVPNVQKGEFVQGTIVKIKDNDVLVDIGTRCEGSFPAEEIRNAQGEYLYKEGDTITVQVVSSVTTDFTIRLSHKNARRQEMIRQFKKAYEDGTAVTGTISESVKGGLRVNIEGFEGFLPASQIDLRFVENTDTWVGRTEQFRIMKFHPRLGKLVVSRRALLQEEKDRLKNDLWNQISVGQVVKGKVTRLTGYGVFVDLGGMEGLIHISNLSWDKVKKPSEIVKVGQEIDVQVIELDMEKERIGLSLKELVADPWLTVADRYMLGQRVQGKVEKLESFGAFVKLEPGVTGLIPISEMSWARRINHPNEVIKAGDQVETMVLRVDPTERKISLSLKQVTPSPFTQFALDHQPGDILEGEITNVVGYGAFVKLSEQVEGLMHISEISWSPVRNIDETLHVGDKVTVRILHINKDTEKVALSGRLGEPPAMEAGDPGAGHAPRKGGRRPPRREKESEEQRYMTDVASFATKLGERFPKELLERMKAQKGE